DNA from Hwangdonia lutea:
TATAACTCATCTATTCCGGCTGAAAATCCAAATAAATTATCGGAAAGTGAAAGAACGGCGAGAGCCATTAAAAACCTATTGGAATTAGATTTAAAACCATTGGATATCATTTCCAAAAAATCTATTGAAAACGCTGTTGCACTTGTTAACGCTTTAGGTGGTTCAACCAATGCGGTACTGCACTTTTTAGCTATTGCGCACGCTGCGGATATTGAGTTTACTTTAGAAGATTTTCAGCGCGTAAGCGATAAAACACCGCTAATTGCAGATTTAAAACCATCCGGAAAATATTTAATGGAAGATGTTCACGGTATTGGTGGCACTCCAGCAGTAATGAAATATCTATTGGATAACGGCTATTTACACGGCGATTGTTTAACCGTTACGGGCAAAACCCTTGCTGAAAATTTAGCCGATGTGGAACCACTTACTTTTGAAGACGACCAAGATGTTATTTATCCAAAAGACAAAGCTTTAAAGTCTTCAGGTAACCTGCAAATCCTTTATGGCAATTTGGCCACCGAAGGCGCTGTTGCAAAAATTAGTGGAAATGAAGGTTTGTTGTTTGAAGGAAAAGCGGTGGTTTACGATGGCGAACAGGCTGCAAACACTGGAATTTCAAATGGCGAAGTTGAAAAAGGCGATGTTGTCGTTATTCGTTACGTCGGCCCCAAAGGAGGTCCGGGGATGCCAGAAATGTTAAAACCAACCTCATTGATTATGGGAGCTGGTTTAGGAAAGTCTGTCGCTTTAATTACCGACGGACGTTTTTCTGGCGGAACACACGGCTTTGTGGTTGGGCATATTACCCCCGAAGCACAATCAGGCGGCACCATCGGGTTGATTAAAACGGGCGATAAAATTAGAATTAGTGCCGAAGACAACTCCATTAATGTATTGTTATCAGAAGAAGAAATAGCTGAAAGAAAATCGAAATGGGTAGCACCCGAATTGAAACATAAAAAAGGAATATTATATAAATACGCTAAAACTGTAGCATCGGCATCTCAAGGCTGTGTAACCGACGCGTTTTAAATAAAACATTTTTATTTCCGCGAAAGCGGAAATCTCATTAATTGAAATTTATGGAAACTAAAACCATGACAAAAGCAAATTATCTAGAGCAACCAAGCGAGCGCATAACCGGTTGTGAGGCCATAGTTAGAAGTTTAATAGCTGAAGGTGTTGATATTCTTTACGGATATCCCGGTGGTGCTATTATGCCAGTTTATGACGAACTGTTTAAGTACAGAGATGAAATCCATCACGTGTTAACGCGCCACGAGCAAGGTGCAGCACACGCCGCTCAAGGGTTTGCTAGAATTTCCGGACGTGTGGGCGTAGCCATGGCCACTTCTGGACCAGGAGCAACAAATTTAATTACGGGCATTGCCGATGCACAAATAGACTCCACGCCGCTGGTTTGTATTACAGGTCAAGTACCGTCGCACTTATTAGGTAGCGATGCCTTTCAAGAAACCGATATTGTGGGTATTTCTACGCCCGTTACGAAATGGAACTGTCAAGTCACTAAAGCCTCAGATATTCCCGAGGTTTTAGCCCGGGCATTTTATATTGCCAGAAGCGGAAGACCAGGGCCCGTTTTAGTTGATATTACGAAAGATGCCCAATTTGGGGAACTGGATTTTAAATATAAAAAATGTACGGGCGTACGCAGTTATATTCCTGTACCTAAAACGAATTTAGAGTCCGTTAAAGCGGCTGCCGAATTAATTAATGCCGCTAAAAAACCCATGATTGTTTGGGGGCAAGGCGTTATTTTGGGTAAAGCTGAAGCCGAACTTAAAGCCGTTGTTGAAAAAGCAGGTATTCCTGCAGCGTGGACCATTATGGGCGCTTCGGCGTTGCCAACGTCACATCCCTTAAATATTGGTATGGTTGGAATGCATGGTAATTATGCGCCAAATAAGTTAACCAATGAGTGCGATGTGTTAATCGCTATCGGGATGCGTTTTGACGATCGTGTAACGGGGAGTTTAGATACCTATGCCAAACAAGCTAAAGTGATTCATTTTGAAATCGATCCCGCCGAAATTAATAAAAACGTATTTGCAGACGTGCCTGTTTTGGGTAATTCTAAAGACAGTTTAGCGCAATTGTTACCGCTGTTAAATGAAAATTCGCATGAGGCGTGGCATCAAAAATTTAAAGATTTATATGCTGTTGAATACGAAAAAGTGATAAAGGACGATCTTCACCCAACCAAAGAAGGTTTAACAATGGGCGAAGTTTTAAAAGAAATAAATATACAAAGCGAAGGTAATGCTGCCATTGTATCAGATGTGGGGCAGCACCAAATGATTGCTTGTCGCTATTCAGAATTCAACAAAACCAAAAGCAACATTACCTCAGGAGGTTTGGGTACTATGGGCTTTGCTTTACCTGCTGCTATAGGTGCTAAAATGGCTGCGCCAGAGCGCGAGGTAGTCGCTATTATTGGCGATGGTGGCTATCAAATGAATATTCAAGAATTGGGGACTATTTTCCAACAAAAAGCCGCTGTTAAAATCGTGGTTTTAAACAACGAATTTCTAGGCATGGTACGCCAGTGGCAACAGTTGTTTTTTGATAAACGATACGCCTCAACCGAAATGATAAATCCAAATTTCGTAGCCATTGCCGAGGGATATTATATTAAAGCCAGAAAAGTGGTTAAACGGGAAGAGTTGGCCGAAGCTGTAAAAGAAATGATGGCTTCAAAAGAGTCTTACTTCTTAGAGGTTTGCGTAGAAAAAGAAGACAATGTGTTTCCTATGATTCCTTCGGGGGCATCGGTTTCAGACATCCGTTTAAGTTAAATGAAGAATAAAAAATAAAAAAATAGAACAAAGAAGAAAGATGTTTAATGAATGAAAATAAACTTGTTGCATTGTTGAATCAGTCTATTTTCTAGCATCTAATTTCTATTATCTTAAAAAACATGAACGAAGATATAAAAACATTCACATTTTCAATTTATACTGAAAATACTATCGGACTTTTAAATCGTATATCTGCCATTTTTCAGCGCAGGCATATCAATATTGAAAGTTTAACCACATCGCAATCAGAAATCGAGGGCGTAAACCGGTTTGTAATCGTAGTGAACATCACCGAA
Protein-coding regions in this window:
- the ilvD gene encoding dihydroxy-acid dehydratase; this translates as MNKLNKHSRRLTQDESQPASQAMLYAVGLSDEDMQKAQVGIASTGYDGNPCNMHLNNLAAEVKIESKIANMVGLVFNTIGVSDGISMGTSGMNYSLASRDIIADSIETVMNAQSYDALVSVVGCDKNMPGAVIAMLRLNRPSIMMYGGTIASGSYKGRKLNIVSAFEALGQKVAGEIGEEEYRDIIKRAIPGAGACGGMYTANTMASAIECMGFSLPYNSSIPAENPNKLSESERTARAIKNLLELDLKPLDIISKKSIENAVALVNALGGSTNAVLHFLAIAHAADIEFTLEDFQRVSDKTPLIADLKPSGKYLMEDVHGIGGTPAVMKYLLDNGYLHGDCLTVTGKTLAENLADVEPLTFEDDQDVIYPKDKALKSSGNLQILYGNLATEGAVAKISGNEGLLFEGKAVVYDGEQAANTGISNGEVEKGDVVVIRYVGPKGGPGMPEMLKPTSLIMGAGLGKSVALITDGRFSGGTHGFVVGHITPEAQSGGTIGLIKTGDKIRISAEDNSINVLLSEEEIAERKSKWVAPELKHKKGILYKYAKTVASASQGCVTDAF
- the ilvB gene encoding biosynthetic-type acetolactate synthase large subunit; the protein is METKTMTKANYLEQPSERITGCEAIVRSLIAEGVDILYGYPGGAIMPVYDELFKYRDEIHHVLTRHEQGAAHAAQGFARISGRVGVAMATSGPGATNLITGIADAQIDSTPLVCITGQVPSHLLGSDAFQETDIVGISTPVTKWNCQVTKASDIPEVLARAFYIARSGRPGPVLVDITKDAQFGELDFKYKKCTGVRSYIPVPKTNLESVKAAAELINAAKKPMIVWGQGVILGKAEAELKAVVEKAGIPAAWTIMGASALPTSHPLNIGMVGMHGNYAPNKLTNECDVLIAIGMRFDDRVTGSLDTYAKQAKVIHFEIDPAEINKNVFADVPVLGNSKDSLAQLLPLLNENSHEAWHQKFKDLYAVEYEKVIKDDLHPTKEGLTMGEVLKEINIQSEGNAAIVSDVGQHQMIACRYSEFNKTKSNITSGGLGTMGFALPAAIGAKMAAPEREVVAIIGDGGYQMNIQELGTIFQQKAAVKIVVLNNEFLGMVRQWQQLFFDKRYASTEMINPNFVAIAEGYYIKARKVVKREELAEAVKEMMASKESYFLEVCVEKEDNVFPMIPSGASVSDIRLS